The Natranaerobius thermophilus JW/NM-WN-LF genome contains the following window.
CCCACGCTGGTATTGAATGAAACGGGGCCGGCACCAAGTGGTGTTCAGACTTTTAATAACTTTATAAAGCCCTTTTTTTAATATATACTGGTAAATTTTGTAAAAAAAGGAGGAGGAAGAGGAAAATGTCGAAAAAAGGTAGTCTAAAAAAACAGATAGTTTCAAGGTTAGAACAAATGAAAGCATGGGATCCAAAAACAGGATATTCAGAATCCCGTCATGAATGGAAAAAAGCCTATAATGAGAAATTTAAAGCTAATGATCCAAGAGGATCTAAGTTAAACATACCTGAAAAAATATTCTCCTCCAATTCCTTCCAAGCAGCAATGCAGGATTCAATGCGATTCCATGACTTTTTGAAAGAAAAAGGAATAAAGTCAATCGATAAAATAAAAGTAGCTCATGCGACAGAATATCTTAATAGAAGAATAAAAGAAGGCAAAAGACCTACCACCGTAAGCCGTGAAAGAAATTCACTGGCAAAATTATTAGGACTTAAAAACTGTGCTGAAATACCTGCTAAAATACCGCAAAATACGAGAGATAATATCTACAAATCCCGCCCTGACGAAATAGGTAACAAGTCAACGTTAAATCCTACAGAGGGTAAATATAAAGAAGTAGTGGAATTTGCAAGAGGAACTGGTTTGAGGCGTTCAGAAGTCGAGAGAGTCAAACCAGAAAATTTTTATAGAGATAACGGTCAATTGAAAATGCACTTGAGAGGAAAGCCCGAAAATACCAAGGGAGCTCGTCCTCGTACTGTAACTGTTAGAAAAGATTATGAGAGTTATGTAGAAGCTAAAATTAATGAAACGCGCGAAAATGGATATTCTCGCATAATATCAACCTTAACTGAAAACGGACAAATATCCGGTTCTCTGGACGTTCATGGCTATGGGAGGAGAGACTTCGCGTGGAATCGATATATTACATTATCTAGGCCTCTAAACCAAATACCAAAAGAAGACCGATATTGGACACGCGGATTCAATAATCTCTGTTTCGATAAAAAGGCTCTTCGTGAAGTAGTCCGTGATTTAGGGCATGGTGAAGGCCAACTTGGGAAAGTGGTATCAAATTATCTCTTATAAGAAAGGAGGAACAAAGTGGAGTATTTAGCTATCAAAAAAGGTTTAGGCGGTAAAAAAATACAGGAAACTGATAAAAGCCAAAGTGACGGGGTTTTTATGACTTGGAGAGAATACCAAGAATTAATATCAAATTATAAAGAAGAATTGAACAAAATTAAAAATCAAAAAGATCAAGAAAACAAAAAAGCCAAAAAAGATGCAGAATATCGAATTTCAGAGATTAAGTATAAGTACAAAATAGAAAGTGAGAAAAAAGATCAACAAATTCGTTCACTGCAGAATGCAGTAGGTCGCTGGAAAGCAAAATATAACGGTGAAGGTAACGCTGGCCAAGAAAAAAATATACCTAAGTATTCGATATTTCGAGTAGATAAAAATAATGGTGAAATCAGAATAACATATCAGATAGACACATTACCTGGCGATGATCCAATTTCAGAATATCAAGATGCGGTCGATATAGGTTCATCAATTATACAAGACCAAGATTTTGAATTTACAGGAGTAAGTTGGACTGAATCAGCAGGATGGACTGCACGATTTGAAATTTCAGAGGAAAAATATCTAGAAAAATTAAAATGTAAGGGAATATGTTTTGTA
Protein-coding sequences here:
- a CDS encoding site-specific integrase, with the translated sequence MSKKGSLKKQIVSRLEQMKAWDPKTGYSESRHEWKKAYNEKFKANDPRGSKLNIPEKIFSSNSFQAAMQDSMRFHDFLKEKGIKSIDKIKVAHATEYLNRRIKEGKRPTTVSRERNSLAKLLGLKNCAEIPAKIPQNTRDNIYKSRPDEIGNKSTLNPTEGKYKEVVEFARGTGLRRSEVERVKPENFYRDNGQLKMHLRGKPENTKGARPRTVTVRKDYESYVEAKINETRENGYSRIISTLTENGQISGSLDVHGYGRRDFAWNRYITLSRPLNQIPKEDRYWTRGFNNLCFDKKALREVVRDLGHGEGQLGKVVSNYLL